CTCTCCTTTCGAAACCAACATTCCAAGCTATGGTATCGGCGTTTCTCCGGAAAACTTCGGATCAGCATGGTGTGCAGGTTATTTGGTCAAAAAACAACCTGAAGTTCCTCTCCATTTTATTGTCGGAATCACGGGATGCGCCTTTGCAATTCTTCTCAATCAGTATGCAAAATACGGAGGAGAAATACAGAAAGAATTGGTAGAATTCATCGGTTTGTTTAACTGTTCGTGTTCCAGAAATTCAGATTTGGCTGAAGGTTTGTCAGCTTTCAAAACTGTGCATATAATTGCGTTGTTACAGACAAGGAAAGAATAAAAGGAAGGTTTCGCCACGAACGGCCCTTAACTTCCGACAACCTTTCAGCTAGCTGCGCTTATGAGGTTCGTTCACCAGTAGCGAACGCTGCGAGTTCAGCGTCGTTGACTGGAAGTGCGATGGCGTCTATTGACATACATTCTCATGTTGTAGAAAAATTACGTATTATCGCAAAAGATTTAGGGTAGGTATTGTAAAGTAGTCtgtataattttaattattgaTGAGGGAGCTGTGTGTGAAATGTGCTTTATTTAGTGCATGGAAGCTGTTTACAGAAAGAAAAGGAAGAACGGGACTAATTTTCAACATTGCATTGTCTCTAACATCCATTCAGAGACGAAATCTCAATCCATTAAAGAAAATAGACCATTCGATCGGTAAAACTGTTGTAGACAAAACTGATATTGCTGATGCAGTTCTGCAATATTTCAAGCTATAAGTACTTCCATACTTGTTTAGGTGAGCAACAAAAAGAAATGCTGGGTGCAGTGGGCAGGGAAAACTTAAAGAAAACTATTCCAATACACAAGAAAACTATATCTGTGGCTGATGCCGGTAGGAAAACCAGAAATCAATAGAAACAATACGCAATTCAGATCACCAAGAttataattaagttttttccAGGAATATGGAAAAATGTACCAACAGATATTGTTCTTCGACCTCAACGAACAAGTGACTTGCTTATTGTGATGGACTTTACAGCTTACGAATCTGACAGCAATTTCAACTACAATGTGAGAATAAATATTGTGCCGTTACGAAACCGATAATTTAATCCTTTACTAATAATACAGTATTTCTGAATGAAACTTTAGCCAGTTTTGGCTGCATCAACACACGCTTTGCAAACTGGTCTGAAATTCCCTCACATTGATTTTGAAGAAGTTGCAAATTTGCCACCGAAAGAATTCCATATTTTTCCCAGCAGAGAATACGATTGTCCGACAGTTATTTGGTTTACATTAtgcaacaaaaagtttaaaagtttatcTGATTACAAACCGCGGTCAACAGAGAAACCaagtaagtttttgtttaattataacaaataaaataagttataacatTATACAATTTGGTTCATTATTATCAAAGAAATATTACAAGATGCAACATAaaggaaaatgttttaatcagGAGGCAAGAACAAAAAGTTCAACGATTTTCCTGTACATGACAAGGGTACGAATTATGGGACCTTGAACTTTCAATACGAAAATTATCATTTCGACCAACTTCGTGAACTGATGTACTACAATGTATCAAGTCATATTGAGGTTATACCATAGTGTTAACAAAATATAACGTGATTAGCATAGAATGTAAggcttaatattttgttaagtttATCAGATAGTTTTGCCGATATGCTTAGTTTTACTTGGCTTGGTGTTAGTCCAAAACTGGCTGGATATCCAGCTTATCTACACATACTTAATAAATACCCAAAAATATATTTAGGAAATTAAAATGGAGCTTGTCAATGcgattaaaagaaaaagacaGAGACTTGAAACGATGGATTTTTCTACATAACCATTTATTATATACCTCTGATATACCACAGTGGTTAAATCTGTATTCAGTAAATTTTTGccgcaaattttttaacaatattaaCTGTTCtgaaaattattaattattaattcgTTACAAAAATTGTGTGAAATTTTACGGCATGACAAATGCTAATAGTAAGTTATaagcatttaatatttattgtttttactgATAACGTAAACAtacttattttaatttttcatatcGTTCAATACTCAATGCctatatttaacaaaatttttttgtagcAATTTGTTGCAATAATAGCATAAAATgcagaaatatttatttttattaactaACATGTTTCATAATTTACACTAGTCCGACATGTCAGGTCCGAAACatgttaaacaataaaaaaaggAATGTTTCTGCAGTTgttattattgcaaaaattttgtatagTAAGACCATTTCAATTCTCCCCAAGTTATATTACAATTTCATTGTGAATGGAACTATACGAGTAGCCTATTTTAATTTAGTGCATAATTATGAGCGAATACAGTTTAAAAAGGATATGTAATTGTATAAAACATAAAGATCCTAACTATTCCTACCTCTGTTTTAATTTATCATGATCAATAAAAGTAATTATCGAAGTGGATTTCAACGTTTCTGAGTTACAAAGAATTTATATTTATCTTGTGCTGTACAGTAAATGCTAGAGTTTGGATTAAGGATGTTTTGTTCTTAGAGGGCAGCAAGGAGTAAGAACGTACTtccttacaaataaaaaaattattaccaaCCAAACATATAGCATTAATGTGTTTGTGTTCCAAACTTTCAACATTAAACAAATGAATTGaattaacttaaataaaatttagtgTATAACGTTTGACTGATGTGCATAGTCTCTACATCCTTATCTGCTATGTGCCAAGCAGAGAATTTCTCCAAAAAAATAATGTCACACCGTGATATTAATGAAAATCTTTTAGTAACTTGCAAAATTAAGGTGATCGCTTCTTTTTGTGACAGGCGTCTATAACATTAAAGTTGTGTCGCATTCTATGCTGGTGTGTTTCAGTGCCAACACGCCATTACACCAAGTCAAACAAGATCAAACTAATTACAGGGCACATACTCCTACATGATGAAGAAGAGACATTTGATCCGATATGGGTAAGAAGAAATAAATAACCCACTATTTAATTATCCATTACGGATGAAGAGAAGCTTTGTTTGTGTTTCCTATTCATGCTCAGAAGATGTGAAGCGAAGTGTAAGCGGTATCCCGTTGATGGCTTCAGTTTATAAAATAAGCACTTATTGCCACTTGTTGTTGGTAAATGTGTGCGTGACCATAAAATAGAAACAATAACCTTTCCTTGTTGATAGGAATAAAAGTGTTTATTTGACTTTCTAGCCATCTCCCATCAAAGGCTATCGAGTATCAGTCGTGTTTGCTACATCAATAAAAACGGGCGACTAGCAACAGCCTTATAATGCGCAGTTAAATCTGCGACTCGAGTGTGTAAATCAACACCGTTACGCTCCTTTAACGTTTATGCTTAAAAGTGTGCTCTATAAATATGCAGACCCACGTGCCGggtaaagttttgtttcagcGACTAACACTATCAAGCTAATACACTTGATATAGCTTTAGATGTGACGTATAAACTAAAGAATTCATCAACAATCAAGTACTTTCGGGCACGTCCTATTTACTAAAACCATACCATATCGTGCCTATAGAGTATAGAGTATGCCTGTATGTGGCATTTAATAATACATCTAAGGTAACGTTTCAGCTGGAATACGTTGCGTAACTTTCGTCCATTTTGTCGTTTTCGTGCTCAGTGTGGTGGCAAATTTACGTTCAGCGCGCCGACGTTCTAACGAAACTGCAAAAGAATCTTTTAATAAGATCGGCGTCAAAAGGATCTTTTGTGTTATATTTGAGACCGCGAAACCAGCCAAAGTAGATAGACATGTTAAAATGCGGTAGACAATCAATGAAAACATGAAATGTATATCCCGGTTAGAAAAGACAGTTGCTTTGATTTATGTCTAAACAAAAGGATCAGAAGGTTGGCCTTTACGGCCGTTTGATAAGACATGTAAAATTACTAGAAGAGAAAAGCAGCACACAAATTTTGCTAAACCGAATTACCAAACACGTGGAAATACATGTATAAATACAATAAGTGATTCGATTTTACAAGCTGTTTGACAAACGAAAATACCAATTTTTCATGTCGTTCCTTTATACTCTACGTGATACTAGGTGTGTCATTTGCTTGTAATTCGCAGAAAAGTCACGTGCCTTAACAACTGTAACTTTGACTAGGCCAAGCAGTTTTTGGTAATATCCCATAAAATGCCTATACAGAAAATAGCCTTTGATCTGAACTGAAAGTTTAAGAaagtgtttttatattttagcagaaattttcaaaagtatGGATAGTAAAGGGTAAgtataaacaatttaaaaacatctAAACACTAAGATAACGGATGAAGcgaaataaattttatctcCAATACTGAAGTGTTAATTGATTAAGTCTTATACAGATTGGTTATCTATATTCTATAATCTATATAATACAACCATTTTTTGTATACATGCATTTTTGCGTTTGCGCAAAATACGTTAATGTCTTCGTGTCTGTCTATAAATGAAACAGTTATAGATGAATTGaagtacaaaacaaacaaaaaaacatttgtcgtatgaaatatttttaaaaacggAGTTTTTGTCAGTCTTTCGCCTTTTTCACCAACATGCATAGATTCTGACGTAACCGTTTATAATGGATGCTCAGTTTCACCTTTTTGTACAGGTTATACCTTATACCTTTACTTCTTTGTGTATACTCAAAACCTTATACGTAGTTTTAACGGCCCAACGCTATTTACAAATCCGGCTGTGGTCATTTCTACCCAATATAGCTTTATCTTAAACTGCAAGCGGGTGCACACTCCCTGAACTCAGATGCACGGGCGTGTATTATATTTGTGTTGAGGTCAGACGTTAACCGCAAAACGTTTGAACAGTGTTTTAGCATGTTGAAGATGTAGCGCACGGCCATAAAAGACCattgatattttaaatataaacattCTTTAAGTCttacaatatttacaaaacaaagccTTGTACTGCACGAAGGTCTGTACCCACCTTCCGACACTCCTTTGAGACAAGTTTATCAGTAGACACAACACTGacttcaaaatttatttttgaactgCCAACTGCGACACTCCCGCCGTTTCTGAAGATAGAGTGGATTGCGAGGAAAAATAGAATGGGCATAACGGTATTCATGGTTTCATCTTCAATGAAAGAACAGGCTTCCGTTTACTTTCCAAAGCAAAAGGTTTTTCAgattaatacaaaaatttctgGAAACCTCGGTAAGCCTTTGCTGTTATTAACCAAAATGAGccaaaattgataaaattataGCAGCCTGTAATCATGAAGCGTACATCGGTATATGGATCAGATATCCATTTATCTACAGTATACCAGTGACACGATGATGCATTTTGTCGTGCTCTTACATCCTCCGTGAAATTGGACCGATCTTTGCCCTCAAATGCATCTATGTTGTCAGGAAACGTGCATGTAGCTAACCATATTCATAAACTCCAAATCTTACTGATGTATGCATTTACCAACGCCCTGGTCTCTTATCTTAACCGATTTAGGTTAAATAAAGGTGAAGTTGTGTAAGCAGCAACATACCGATGAAGTTTACGTCACAGACGAACTTGCATTTATAAATTCTTAAACATTTCACTGCTGCCTGAAAATAAATTCTGTAGGAAAACGATAGTAGGGTTAGTCTTAAGTAACGATACGAAGGGCAACATTTTTGAGTGACATAAACTCTAATAGCAGATTGAATACCAAGCATATGCTTTATCACACTTTgacaacaaaacaacatttggACGAGAGAAAACACGCAAACAACAATCATCATTTCGATGGTTGGTACAAAGTCAAAATGGCGTcgcttaaaataacttaatgtaCCAAGTTAAAGCAATGATATGTTCTGTTAGACGTCAAAGAGAGGCAGAATGTAGGAAATTGTTCAAGTGATGCAACAGGATTCCGCTTTGACGGAGTAAGTTGAGTTCGAAATTTGAATTGACGCTCTCATTTCATTGAAATCATAAACGTAACTATAATTGTTGATTAAAAGTGTTTAAATGACACGTATATAGGCTAGTATGTGTTCATTGGACTATATATTAACTACAGATTACTGGTTTACTGAAGAGTTCCCGTCGATCCGTCGGCCCCCTCGTGGCACTATTCCAATTAGCGCGGCATGACCTATCGATTTACTATTTTCACGTTATTGGTTCGCCATTTTCAATCTAATTGCGCGTTGAAGTTGTCCGATTTCCAATTCTTGCTGTGATGGATCGGCGACTTGCCGCCCATTACGTCTAATAGTTACGCTAACGACAGACGAATTTGGCAGTAATGTACAGTGGACTCATATTGCGGACAAAAGAAGTATTTGGTTGATAAGTGTATATGGTTGTGCAATATTTCCATATATTCAGTGCCAAATTGGATTAAATAGTCAAAATAATTACAGATGATAAAACCTTACAGCATAACAACAAACCAAACTTTGTCGACAACAGAAATTCGTTCAAAACGTATTTCTCCTATCTGGAATGACCAGCGGGCGATAAAACGAAAAGACTTCTTACAAGTGTGCACGTTTACTTAAGGCTTATGGCCGCCAGCGCAATCGGCCAGCGGGATGAGCGTGCTGTTTGCCGAAGCTTACCCTGTATCGAGATACaatgttttttcaatgtttatcAGAATGCTGTCATGgaactttcaaataaaaaatagctttcGTTAGGATAAGGTTAGTAATCCACGGATGTTAGTTAATcgtttaataataaataaatgagcTACTGCTTTTACTCAATCGAGAAAACCTGAAAAATAATGCTGCGTTGCTTGTAACTCAACGTAGACTTGCCTTGTTTCCTGTCGACGTACAAATTTGACGATAATCGACGCTATACGACGATTAATTCGAAAACCATAACTAAAACTTCCGTTATTTCACGTTTTAATGAGTTAGTTACAATAAAACGTACAGACCTTCACTTGCTCGGTTACGTAGCGGTGAGActgaaattaattattaattgttTACTTTGTAGAAATGTTGACTGTCTGTCGGGATAAAGTAACATCGCGGTGAATATATTTCCATGCTGATTGGTTAACACAAGTCTAACTAATGTCAATGACCTTAAAATTTCCGACACCGAGTAGTTGTTTAGGGGAGAAATGACTTGATGCGCTTTCTGAAGAGTGACTTCGTCAATAAGAAGTCTTTTCTGTAGGAAAAGAGAGCACTTTTTCACAGCGGAAAATTACTAATTCTGGAAAGATATTTTTGCACATAAATTGCGCGATTTAAATCATTTGAAAACAACGTTGTCGTTTAATCCTTATGTATTTATAGAGTTAAAAATGTAATCGGCGCGGTGTGGTCAATCACGATTTTTCATAGCGCTGTTGTATCTCGATATTTTATCTATGAAGTGAACGTAAAGTGCCGATGCATTTATGCGTATAAAAGCATGAAAACGTAGCTTACTATAGAATTCGATTGCGTTGCAATCGATATTGGCAACAAAGAAAGGTATACAATCCCGTAAAACAACAACGTCAGTATCTACTATAAATATACAGCTTCTACGTTAAATCACGACTTTTATACCTTGTGTGACTATCAACGTAACGCATCAGATATAATACGTAAATGTCAGTAACTCTTTGCTGAACTTTCTGAATTAGAAGACGCAATGTTTGATTGACAGGCTACGAGTGCTCGCAAAAAAGGTAGCAAGCTTTTATACGCAGCGGACCGGACACGAAACCCGTCATATTCTTATGGCTGAAGATAAACGCTTATTTAGAGAAGGAAAATGTATAAACATTTAACTCAGTTATAAGCATTATGAAAAGAGAATCTGGCGAGTTtgctttttgtaaataatcaccaatatttttatttagttttcaaaagtatagctgtttgttttctttattttggaACGTGACAACCATTTTATACTAAACATATACCAAATGCCTTAGACAAGACAGTGCGCCTGATTATTGTTAAAATCTCTTAGTGTAAGCATTAACTGCATGTtatgattaaaaaaatcacaacaaaaatttaaaaattagccAAGTCCATCCATCAAAGAAATTTAAGGAATTTCATTTAGTTGACAACATAACAATGTGGTTGAAGTATGGCTTGTTGTGACAATAACTATAAAGATTGTTTACTAAAAGCGTCCTTGTACTTATATGGTACTTTCTGCTGTAATTAACGCCGAAATGACAAGGTTAGGCTTAGACAAGTGGTTGAgataatttcaagaaaaggaAAAGCGAAAGAGGGAGAATTTTCGCGAAGTCTGCGGTTTTTAATCCAGGGTTAGAAGACAATGAATCGATTCCTCACAAATCCCATCCATCAAAAGACTAAACCAGTGTTTTGAATAAATGCTCTTCCATTTTCCTTCTTGCTCGCCCTAAGCcagcggttcttaaacttttttgagcgcgacccaaatctgagtttcatgatcacctcacgacccaaacctatgtcgcgacccattttaatgtcctatagacctatattatattatattaacctatgtcgcgacccacctatgtcactatgtcgcgacccattttctgaccctccgcgacccatgtttgggtcgcgacccatactttaagaacccctgccCTAAGCGATGGCGTTATTAAAGCCGGGTGATGAGAAAGTAGAGGACATGTCATAACCTAATGGGGCAACCGCAGCGGTTTCACGATGCACGCAAATGTTTAAGGTTTAATGCTATCAAAGGTTTTGGCTGGAATGTTCACAATGCTGCTATAAGTATGGAGAAAGCCCATTGAGTCGCGATCTTTTGTAAGGTGaacaacataaatattttgtcccAAATATTGCCTTAGCACTGCGGCTATCCCTCAGCATATCGCTGTAAAGAAAACTGACAAACTACTGTATTAGTACCGAACACGTTTTAATGATTTTAGGTGTTTTTctgcttttgctttttatgACGAGCAGTATTCTAGTTTTAAATCATAAGATGGAGTCTTTTTGCGGTAACTATCATGAACGACTTTAACTCTTGATATACCTTGGATCAGTGCAATGTGTATGGACTTTTCTTGCTCTGCAAACATATGGATCTACACACTTTTTGACATTATAAATAATTCTTGTTGCAAACGTCAATTGAAAAGTATAATCGGCCATACAAAGCCAATTTATTCCAATCATAACTTCCCAATAATCGGCTGTAAACATTCTTATGTCCTTTTTACTGCAATATTCTTTTGACCAATGCTATTTTCAAATCCTTTTAAAACAACGTGAAATAAGACAATTGGCACTCTCACCAATCGTTTCGTCTCTGGCAACGCGGTGCAAGTCAGTTGAATTTCCGGTTAAAGTAAAAGATCAAAGAATAAATGTacgtttttcatttaaaactataaaatgcGTACGACACTACTGTGGAATGCACACTAATTTCACAAACATATAGTATCAGTTATTTTTGCGTGTTTTCTGTAATAGTTCCACCAATCGCCTTTAGCGGACAGACTAAGTTAAGCGTACAGAGTTTTTCTctcttttctcttttttcttgAGAATGAGTTCGTGCTACTGGTAAAAGATCTGGGAAGTAAAATAGCCGCGGCGTATCAGTACGGACAAATAACGcgtcaaatttaatttttgtagcTGACAGGTGCAATTGTCACTCATTTTAGTTTATGTATTACTGGAAACGCAAATATTGGCTGCAAGCGAACCAGGATAGAATGGTTTTGCTTATTTTCCGTTTTAGTATATTTTCTAACATAACAGTTGTCGTTTCAGATCGAGTTAAGTTTGCTGTAAAAGATACTGTATACCTACAAACTGCAATTGATAAGCtactttctttgtttaaaaaaatggttATTAGGCAACCTTACAATTCATCGCCGCATCTCTCCGACTATTCAGGATCCGAGATTTCTAACTATACTTATAACAGCGAAAGTAACGTATCAGATAGCATGCAGCCTCAGCATACTTCTATTCAAAGCGCAGACTTCTATTTCAAACCAACAAATGCCGAGCTTTGTTCGTATCGTCCGCCGATAAACTACAGCCCAATTCCCGCTGGATTTTCTGGTTCGCCCCCAGTTATGGCATCGCAATATGCAGCACCGAATCTTCATTCTACAGGATATGGCACGGTACGGGAATGCAAATAACTCTGAACATAGAACTATGTTTCACATTAACGATTAACAAAGTACTGTAAATGGTGTGAAAGCTTGAAAAACGATAgtctaatttatattttaataaatcaacaactacctttaaaaaaaatatagcTATACCTACAGTAAATCTGATAAACAAATACTGAAGTTTTGACAAAGATTGATGAAGATTTATTGAAGCTAGCGTGAacactttatttattttgagatACTATTATAACGATAAGCAACATAGAATCACAGAACAGTTTTATACAGGAATCGTCGTTTCCTGCAGACGGTCAGCATGGATACAGGCCTGAATGGTCTGGAGGATACAGTTCAGCTGGCTACCACCGCAGTAGGACGAGTATGGCAGCGCCGTATGCATACAATCGGTAAATTAATGAGAGcttttcaaatttgcaaactCAATACCTTTCCTACCTATAGATGTTAATGGCGACTTAAGCCACCAATAGTACGCGTTTTAATTATGTCAGAACTTGCACTtttcaaaagtaaatttatatAGTATTGGAATCTAGATCCCTTTCGGCTGTTGCTGTTAGAAATAAGATAAGCTTGGTCACGTATAGCCTATGATACCGAACAGATACAACAGCATTCCTGAAATGAGCGATGGAGACCAACGTAAAAACACGACCAGGGAATCGACAAACATGCTTAAATCCTGGCTTCAGGAACATAACAAGAATCCTTACCCATCCAAAGGAGAGAAAATAATGTTGGCCATAGTAACCAAAATGACGTTAACGCAGGtgtttaatctttttttgaataatttgttTGACGTCATTTAGCGGTCAATGTAGTACGGTTTGACATTCATATATGTTAAAGTATCGCACtcttcataaaaaataaataaataaataaaaattaagttgCCAGTAATTTCTGGTCTAGGTATCAACTTGGTTTGCAAACGCCCGTCGTCgcttgaaaaaagaaaacaagatgACGTGGGCCCCGAAAAATCGTTGCAACGAACTTCAGACTAAGAATGAATCAAAAACTACTGACGACTCACCGTTGGAAGAATATAGTAAAATTGCTTTACAAAATATACCCTATTATAAGCTAAATAAACGAAATCGAACGCGTTACCAGCTCGTGTTTATTGTTCCTTTTACAAGTACAAATTTCTCCAAAATGTTGTTAAATATGATGGCTAAAGCTTATTAAAGCTAAGAATTCTTTTCAGATGAAAACAAACACCACGAACAAAATGAAGACAAAGAAGATTTTTCAAACTCCAAAACC
The Clavelina lepadiformis chromosome 4, kaClaLepa1.1, whole genome shotgun sequence DNA segment above includes these coding regions:
- the LOC143451888 gene encoding cytosolic phospholipase A2-like, whose translation is MDNTFETFEKEWQKLFDDIKVDFNPQVVLVLTLLRYRNVSVSKFRDCYDTPDPQFRLKFPSAKIKGMNDVMVTQVHQDKTSGELNEIFQIPLLPKDTFLVEIELYDVDELFDDLIGTISFDAIKIPRDEIVSKTFQFDSKGELDVQILKSKRTSPDFRHNLGLHNKERLYRRKRLPKVHRALTNLLDINFIKHAPKSIAETPVISLVGSGGGYRAVTGMCGAMEALKDAGLLDVITYFCGLSGSAWYISSAYALKGAKGDQQNEFHEGLRKRMENNVYKELINPFTLSMFKNYLKSTKKKFHQPYTMVDYFPGFLIGKELFGEKHLDLTLSDMEVYVQDGDVPLPLMVSLLVKSKKSAAAFSAYIEHSPFETNIPSYGIGVSPENFGSAWCAGYLVKKQPEVPLHFIVGITGCAFAILLNQYAKYGGEIQKELVEFIDKERIKGRFRHERPLTSDNLSASCAYEVRSPVANAASSASLTGSAMASIDIHSHVVEKLRIIAKDLGAWKLFTERKGRTGLIFNIALSLTSIQRRNLNPLKKIDHSIGEQQKEMLGAVGRENLKKTIPIHKKTISVADAGIWKNVPTDIVLRPQRTSDLLIVMDFTAYESDSNFNYNPVLAASTHALQTGLKFPHIDFEEVANLPPKEFHIFPSREYDCPTVIWFTLCNKKFKSLSDYKPRSTEKPRGKNKKFNDFPVHDKGTNYGTLNFQYENYHFDQLRELMYYNVSSHIEEIKMELVNAIKRKRQRLETMDFST